TCTAGGAAATTCATCTTGATCAAAGACTATTTCACCTTTTTTAGTCTTTATTAATACAGGAACTATTTCATCCTTAAATTCTCCATTTTTAATGGCTTTTTCAGCTTTTTGTTGTGACATAAGTGAAAATTCATCTTGCTCTTCTCTTGTTATATTCCATTGTTCTGCAATATTTTCTGCAGTTACTCCCATATGATATCCATTAAATGCATCCCACAAACCATCCTTTATCATTTCATCAACTAATTCACTATCTCCCATTCTTTGACCCCATCTCTGATTGTTAATCAAATATGGTGATCTAGACATATTTTCCATACCACCTACTACAATGGTATCAGCATCTCCAGCTTTTATAATTTGAGCTGCTAAACTTATAGATCTTAAACCTGAACCACAAACCTTATTGATTGTAAACGCAGGTGTTTCTAAAGGTAATCCTGCTTTTACTGCTGCTTGTCTTGCTGGGTTTTGGCCTAATCCAGCTTGAAGTACATTTCCAAAAATAACTTCATTAATCTCATTTGGATTTATATTAGCTCTTCTTACAGCTTCCTTTATTACTATAGCTCCTAACTCTGTTGCAGGTACATCCTTTAATGTTTTTCCATATGCTCCTATTGCAGTTCTTACAGCACTTACTATTACTACATCTCTCATGTTTTACTCCTCCTAAATAATAATTTTATAGAATAGACTGGTTTGTTTATTTCGATTAAAGTTATGTACATTTTTTTATATAACTTCTTAGCCTCCCTTTAACTATTTCACCTCCTTGAAATCCTCATACATTTTTATAAGATCTTCTTGCATGGTTTTTAGAGTATTTATATCCTTACCAATTCTATAGTACACTAAATATCCTTCATATATTGCAAAAGCACGATTTGCTAGTATATATATATTATCTTTAGGTACTCCAGAGTGTTCAAAAATTGAAGCAAATAAATCTATTAATTCTTTTATAGATTTATAATAACATTTTGAAATATCGGAATCCAAGAAAGCTATTTCTAATCCCAATACTGCAAAAGGGCAACCATAATGTTTTCCTTTTTCTGCTCCCTTAATCATTTCTCCTACTAAGGATATTATAAATTCATCCCACTTCTTATCTTTTGAATTTATTTTTATCCATCCTAAAAGTTTTTTTTCAAAATACTCTGAAACACTAATGGCTAAATCTTTTTTACTTGCAAAGTGAAAGTAAAATGACCCCTTTGGCAACCCTGTCCCTGATAGAATATCATTAATACCTGTACCATTATATCCTTTTTGTAAAAATAATTTCGCAGCACATTCTATTAGTTTTATTTTTGATTCTTCTCCCTTGGTTGTCTTTGCCATTTTATATTCTCCCTTTATCAATTTCTTTAATTTAATATTAGACCATTCTGTCCATTTTGTCAACTGCTTTTTAATTTTTGTTATATAATTTATTATAATTAGTACTATATTAATTCTGTCAAAAAAAAATCTTCTAGAATTAATTCAAGCTGGTATTTGTATATTTTAAAAAAAGTATAAATAATTTTTTTAAAATAAAGACGTTTTAATATGTGTATTAAAAAATAATCATATCTAAAATATAAAAATAACGACAAACATAAATTTGTCGTCATTTTATGGTATTATATAGTGTATGATAGTTATTAGTTTAGCTGTTATTCCAAATACCGAAGATTGAGGTGATTTAATTGAATAAAATGCCTATGACCTTAACTGGGTTTCTTATTTACATGACTAATATTAAGGGAAAATCCAAAAGAACTCGAAATGAATACAAGAATGATTTAATTCTTATGTTAAAATATATTAAAGTTATAAAATATGATATTAATACGAATGGTATAGAGAATGTGGATATCTCAGATATTGATAATGATTTTATAAAAGCCATATCTCTTGAAGATTTATATATTTTTTTAGAATACTGTGAAGATGAAAGACGAAACGGAGCATATTCCCGTGCAAGAAAAGTTGCTGCTATACGCTCATTTTTTAATTATCTTACTACGAAAAAAAAGATATTAGATTACAACCCAGCGCAGGAGCTGGAAAAACCTAAGCTTCCAAAACGTAATCCTGTTTATCTAACTATAGGACAAGCCAACACATTTTTGTCTGGAATAAAAATGAACAAACATTACTATAGAAATACCTGTATAGTCACCTTGTTTTTAAATTGCGGTATGAGAGTATCTGAGTTATGTAATATAAATATTAATTCTATAAAAAACGATATGATATCAATAATCGGAAAGGGAGATAAAGAGCGTACTGTTTATTTAAATGATATGTGTATAGATGCAATTAATAAATACATAGAGAAGGAACGTTCACTACAGAAAAATATAAAATGCCAACAAGCTTTATTTATATCTCAAAAAGGAACTCGAATAAGTGTGCGAACTATCGAAAACCTAGTAAAAAAAATAAATGAAGATTCAAAGCTTAATATAAATAAACTCACTCCCCACAAATTACGTCACACATTTGCTACAACAATGTATCAAGCAGGAACAGACATTATTAGTTTGCAGCAGT
This DNA window, taken from Clostridium acetobutylicum ATCC 824, encodes the following:
- a CDS encoding tyrosine recombinase XerC, which translates into the protein MPMTLTGFLIYMTNIKGKSKRTRNEYKNDLILMLKYIKVIKYDINTNGIENVDISDIDNDFIKAISLEDLYIFLEYCEDERRNGAYSRARKVAAIRSFFNYLTTKKKILDYNPAQELEKPKLPKRNPVYLTIGQANTFLSGIKMNKHYYRNTCIVTLFLNCGMRVSELCNININSIKNDMISIIGKGDKERTVYLNDMCIDAINKYIEKERSLQKNIKCQQALFISQKGTRISVRTIENLVKKINEDSKLNINKLTPHKLRHTFATTMYQAGTDIISLQQLLGHSNVSTTQIYTHVTDDRLREATNKNPFNIQFNKKKSIKEQ
- a CDS encoding acetyl-CoA C-acetyltransferase, which produces MRDVVIVSAVRTAIGAYGKTLKDVPATELGAIVIKEAVRRANINPNEINEVIFGNVLQAGLGQNPARQAAVKAGLPLETPAFTINKVCGSGLRSISLAAQIIKAGDADTIVVGGMENMSRSPYLINNQRWGQRMGDSELVDEMIKDGLWDAFNGYHMGVTAENIAEQWNITREEQDEFSLMSQQKAEKAIKNGEFKDEIVPVLIKTKKGEIVFDQDEFPRFGNTIEALRKLKPIFKENGTVTAGNASGLNDGAAALVIMSADKANALGIKPLAKITSYGSYGVDPSIMGYGAFYATKAALDKINLKPEDLDLIEANEAYASQSIAVTRDLNLDMSKVNVNGGAIALGHPIGASGARILVTLLYAMQKRDSKKGLATLCIGGGQGTALVVERD
- a CDS encoding TetR/AcrR family transcriptional regulator, with protein sequence MAKTTKGEESKIKLIECAAKLFLQKGYNGTGINDILSGTGLPKGSFYFHFASKKDLAISVSEYFEKKLLGWIKINSKDKKWDEFIISLVGEMIKGAEKGKHYGCPFAVLGLEIAFLDSDISKCYYKSIKELIDLFASIFEHSGVPKDNIYILANRAFAIYEGYLVYYRIGKDINTLKTMQEDLIKMYEDFKEVK